A region from the Leptospirillum ferriphilum ML-04 genome encodes:
- a CDS encoding AAA family ATPase, translating to MKRYNIPKSTWSRFETDKKTEPEPISEAFGISVESPFGVPDVILKKLLGERLRISETRAWGAVPAPEIRIFDGLEGEFPNFSDVIGTIRTFSLASRLRPGLPLRFPPLLLLGPPGLGKTEFVFELCERLCTPFYQVPCSSNSGGSMSLAGSDERWSNGSPGLILKTFLREKIVNPVLILDEIDKAPQMSHQASSLHDVLLSLLEERTSKAFVDEFIGPELPFDASRVNWLATANSMETIPEPLLSRFRIFEIGPFPEIRLPDLVSRILKKIVEGLGLEGTVRFCVQDEAIESLRARTAREIRQALEGAVARRLVDFSTGSGQTLVLRRQDFEIGRRLETRGRIGFKWRKELIR from the coding sequence ATGAAAAGATATAATATACCAAAATCAACATGGTCACGATTTGAGACCGATAAAAAAACAGAACCAGAGCCGATTTCGGAGGCTTTCGGTATCAGTGTGGAGTCTCCTTTTGGCGTACCAGACGTGATCCTCAAAAAACTGCTCGGAGAGCGTCTCAGGATCTCGGAAACCCGCGCCTGGGGAGCGGTTCCCGCTCCGGAAATCCGGATTTTTGATGGCCTGGAGGGCGAGTTTCCAAATTTTTCGGACGTGATAGGAACTATCAGAACCTTTTCCCTCGCCTCTCGTCTACGTCCGGGGCTGCCACTACGGTTTCCTCCGCTCCTGCTTCTGGGTCCGCCTGGCTTGGGAAAAACGGAGTTTGTGTTTGAGTTGTGCGAAAGACTCTGCACCCCTTTTTACCAGGTCCCCTGCTCCAGCAACTCCGGCGGGTCGATGAGCCTGGCCGGGTCGGACGAACGCTGGTCAAATGGCTCGCCGGGCTTAATTCTAAAGACTTTCCTTCGGGAAAAAATCGTGAACCCGGTACTCATACTGGACGAGATAGATAAAGCGCCGCAGATGTCACACCAGGCGTCCTCACTTCACGACGTGCTCTTGTCCCTCTTGGAAGAGCGGACATCGAAAGCCTTTGTAGACGAATTTATTGGCCCGGAGCTACCCTTCGACGCCTCCCGCGTCAACTGGCTTGCTACGGCGAACTCCATGGAAACAATTCCAGAGCCCCTTCTGAGCCGTTTCCGAATTTTCGAGATCGGACCTTTTCCGGAAATCCGTCTCCCGGACCTGGTGTCCCGGATCCTCAAAAAAATCGTCGAGGGCCTGGGGCTGGAAGGGACTGTCCGTTTTTGCGTCCAGGATGAGGCGATTGAAAGCTTGCGTGCAAGGACGGCGAGAGAGATCCGGCAGGCCCTGGAGGGGGCTGTTGCGCGGAGGCTGGTGGATTTTTCGACAGGATCCGGCCAAACTTTGGTTCTTCGAAGACAGGACTTCGAGATTGGGCGGCGATTAGAGACAAGAGGCAGGATAGGATTCAAGTGGAGGAAGGAATTAATCAGATAA